A stretch of the Archangium violaceum genome encodes the following:
- a CDS encoding glycoside hydrolase family 13 protein has product MTPDAPHIPWWKDAIVYQIYPRSFQDSNGDGIGDLRGIIRRLDYLKRLGVDVLWLSPIFASPNDDNGYDISDYRAIMPEFGTMADFDELLREVHARGLKLMLDLVVNHTSDEHPWFIESRADPRSDKRDYYIWRKGRNGQPPTRWQSYFSGSVWEKDERSGEYYLHLFSRKQPDLNWENPRVRREVHDMMRFWLDKGVDGWRMDTINMLSKHPDFPEGRPLPGTSLTDGQQHFLNGPRIHEFLQEMHREVLSHYDVMTVGETPGVTPAESVLYCGFDRGELNMVFHFEHVFLGDAAAERGKWSNPPLSLPDIKRVLASWQTGLHGRGWNSLYWDNHDQPRAVSRFGHDREYRVESAKLLCTVLLFMQGTPYIYQGQELGMTNVSFESIDHYKDIETLNAYKALRDEHGWDDARILASVHARGRDNARTPMHWSGEANAGFTKGTPWIALNPNYPDINAEAAEADPNSVWHHYRDTIALRKSLPVVRDGTFTLLDAEHPTVFSYIRRDAHTRLLVVGHFCDRPGVYRIPGEFVGGEVLSNNYPSQELTRELPLRPYQALVIRAR; this is encoded by the coding sequence ATGACCCCCGACGCGCCCCACATCCCCTGGTGGAAGGATGCCATCGTCTACCAGATCTACCCTCGCAGCTTTCAGGACAGCAACGGGGATGGGATCGGCGACCTGCGCGGCATCATCCGGCGGCTCGACTACCTCAAGCGGCTCGGAGTGGACGTCCTCTGGCTGTCGCCCATCTTCGCATCCCCCAACGATGACAACGGCTACGACATCTCCGACTACCGCGCCATCATGCCCGAGTTCGGCACCATGGCCGACTTCGACGAGCTCCTGCGCGAAGTCCACGCGCGCGGCCTGAAGCTCATGCTCGACCTCGTCGTGAACCACACCAGCGACGAGCACCCCTGGTTCATCGAGTCCCGAGCGGACCCGCGATCCGACAAGCGCGACTACTACATCTGGAGGAAGGGCCGGAATGGCCAACCGCCCACCCGCTGGCAGTCGTACTTCAGCGGCTCCGTCTGGGAGAAGGACGAGCGCAGCGGGGAGTACTACCTGCACCTCTTCAGCCGCAAGCAACCCGACCTGAACTGGGAGAACCCCCGGGTGCGGCGCGAAGTGCACGACATGATGCGCTTCTGGCTCGACAAGGGCGTGGACGGCTGGCGCATGGACACCATCAACATGCTCAGCAAGCACCCCGACTTCCCCGAGGGCCGGCCCCTCCCCGGGACGAGCCTCACCGATGGCCAGCAGCACTTCCTGAACGGCCCGCGCATCCACGAGTTCCTCCAGGAGATGCACCGCGAGGTGCTCTCCCACTACGACGTGATGACGGTCGGAGAGACACCCGGTGTGACACCCGCCGAGAGCGTGTTGTACTGCGGCTTCGATCGCGGCGAGCTGAACATGGTCTTCCACTTCGAGCACGTCTTCCTCGGCGACGCCGCCGCCGAGCGCGGCAAGTGGAGCAACCCACCGCTGTCCCTGCCGGACATCAAGCGCGTGCTGGCGAGCTGGCAGACGGGATTGCATGGCCGTGGCTGGAACAGCCTGTACTGGGACAATCACGACCAGCCGCGCGCCGTGTCCCGCTTCGGGCACGACCGGGAGTACCGAGTGGAGAGCGCGAAGCTGCTGTGCACCGTGCTGCTGTTCATGCAGGGCACGCCCTACATCTACCAGGGTCAGGAGCTCGGCATGACCAACGTGTCGTTCGAGAGCATCGACCACTACAAGGACATCGAGACCCTCAATGCCTACAAGGCGCTGCGCGACGAGCACGGCTGGGACGACGCGCGCATCCTCGCGAGCGTGCACGCCCGGGGGCGGGACAACGCCCGCACGCCCATGCACTGGTCCGGGGAGGCCAACGCGGGCTTCACCAAGGGCACCCCGTGGATCGCCCTGAACCCCAACTACCCGGACATCAACGCCGAGGCGGCCGAGGCGGACCCGAACTCCGTCTGGCACCACTATCGGGACACCATCGCCCTGCGAAAGTCCCTGCCGGTCGTACGGGACGGCACCTTCACCCTCCTGGATGCCGAGCATCCCACCGTCTTCAGTTACATCCGGCGGGACGCGCACACCCGGTTGCTCGTGGTCGGGCACTTCTGTGACCGGCCAGGCGTGTACCGGATTCCCGGTGAGTTCGTCGGCGGTGAGGTGCTCAGCAACAACTACCCGTCCCAGGAGCTCACGCGGGAGCTGCCGTTGCGGCCCTACCAGGCGCTGGTCATTCGCGCTCGCTGA
- a CDS encoding DUF2188 domain-containing protein, translating into MASATRTRDHEEIRHWVEERGGIPTIVKGTGGLLRIDFVRGAKSGGREDSLEEVDWDRWFELFDQNELSFLHSPEEDSKFFKLVSASKGEKQDGSDRRASTSSERPNRGEDWNVVLVTKEDEGWVVEFEDEGDREVFRTKSEAVQHARGLAREHEPAELIIEKVDGEEEDRIHYGLPEEHAPA; encoded by the coding sequence ATGGCATCGGCGACGAGGACGAGAGACCACGAGGAAATCCGGCACTGGGTGGAGGAGCGAGGAGGCATTCCCACCATCGTCAAGGGCACCGGGGGGCTGCTGCGCATCGACTTCGTGCGTGGCGCGAAGAGTGGTGGGCGCGAGGACTCGCTCGAGGAAGTGGATTGGGACCGCTGGTTCGAGCTGTTCGACCAGAACGAGCTGAGCTTCCTCCACTCGCCAGAAGAGGACAGCAAGTTCTTCAAGCTCGTCTCCGCGAGCAAGGGTGAGAAGCAGGACGGCTCGGACAGACGCGCCTCCACCTCATCCGAGCGCCCGAACAGGGGCGAGGACTGGAACGTGGTGCTCGTCACGAAGGAGGACGAAGGCTGGGTGGTGGAGTTCGAGGACGAGGGGGACCGGGAGGTGTTCCGCACCAAGTCCGAGGCGGTCCAACACGCGCGTGGGCTGGCACGGGAACATGAGCCGGCCGAGCTCATCATCGAGAAGGTGGATGGAGAAGAGGAGGACCGCATCCACTACGGGCTCCCCGAAGAGCACGCCCCGGCCTAG
- a CDS encoding HAD family hydrolase, whose protein sequence is MARPARWHDTIAVIFDFDDTLAPDSTGTLLRELGVDEEAFWSSQERLVDEGWDPIPAQLFRLVELSRSGRTRGGPITRERLAGVGRELRLFQGVPELFERLRAHARQQPGHARLEFYLLSCGIADIIRHTSIAGEFRALWANELHYDAAGQVDFPRKVISHTEKTRYLFHIAHGLGEGPEAERASEVSRLAPSHELRIPLSQFIYVGDGFTDVPCFTLVEERHGISLGVYKRGARHERKGQRGADARVTGLAPVDYRRGEDLSDSLLLAVGSMCQRIALRERHSPGEPTGG, encoded by the coding sequence ATGGCCAGGCCCGCGCGGTGGCACGACACCATCGCCGTCATCTTCGATTTCGACGACACGCTGGCGCCCGACAGCACGGGCACCCTGCTGCGCGAGCTCGGGGTGGACGAGGAGGCGTTCTGGTCCAGCCAGGAGCGGCTCGTGGACGAGGGGTGGGATCCCATCCCGGCGCAGTTGTTCCGGCTCGTCGAGCTCTCCCGCTCCGGCAGGACGCGCGGCGGCCCCATCACCCGGGAGCGGCTCGCCGGGGTGGGCCGCGAGCTGCGCCTCTTCCAGGGCGTGCCCGAGCTGTTCGAGCGGCTGCGCGCGCACGCCCGTCAACAGCCGGGCCACGCGCGGCTGGAGTTCTACCTGCTGAGCTGCGGCATCGCCGACATCATCCGCCACACCTCCATCGCCGGGGAGTTCCGCGCCCTCTGGGCCAACGAGCTCCACTACGACGCCGCCGGCCAGGTGGACTTCCCGCGCAAGGTGATCAGCCACACCGAGAAGACGCGCTACCTCTTCCACATCGCGCACGGGCTGGGAGAGGGCCCGGAGGCGGAGCGCGCCTCCGAGGTGAGCCGGCTGGCCCCCTCCCACGAGCTGAGGATCCCCCTGTCGCAGTTCATCTACGTGGGAGACGGCTTCACGGACGTGCCCTGCTTCACGCTCGTCGAGGAGCGGCACGGCATCTCCCTCGGGGTGTACAAGCGCGGCGCACGCCACGAGCGCAAGGGCCAGCGCGGCGCGGACGCGCGGGTGACGGGGCTGGCGCCCGTGGACTACCGGCGGGGCGAGGACCTCAGTGATTCGTTGCTGCTCGCCGTGGGAAGCATGTGCCAACGCATCGCCCTGCGCGAGCGGCACTCCCCCGGCGAGCCCACCGGAGGGTGA
- a CDS encoding endonuclease/exonuclease/phosphatase family protein encodes MARLLARLLEQLPFYSAPFLGGHVPHSAGTARLPEPSPTRAYHDFAQLPETSGPRPLGDGETRVVYHPSALPPRGPGLTVMTYNILMGGARREALERYFERLEASGRMPDIIGLQEANQPISVALARKHGFHLAYFGASGDGEARLVNGKALLSRHPLREAVHHRYALEDDQRRAAISRQDKAGELKEDRGALRAVLEVWGRPVSVYVVHHTLGDTSINASDLRQLHRLLHACGPGPAVVMGDFNANVAIKRDGTWLLAQLRRYDPTHTVEEYQARYGGVIASVGDVGVGNIGDPRIRRALRDLERELPQALDAASSVCVRREDGSLMTPKEARHALRSGRVREGTEAWRRLQDVADAATLNSEPDPDGTKPATGKRFDSIFATRDLRPEQAEVDQSTEASDHRPVLARYAL; translated from the coding sequence ATGGCCCGACTTCTCGCGCGCCTCCTCGAGCAGCTCCCCTTCTACTCGGCCCCCTTCCTGGGCGGACACGTCCCCCACAGCGCCGGGACGGCCCGCCTTCCCGAGCCGAGCCCCACCCGCGCCTACCACGACTTCGCCCAGTTGCCCGAGACCTCCGGACCGCGCCCGCTCGGGGACGGCGAGACGCGGGTGGTGTATCACCCCTCCGCCCTTCCGCCCCGGGGGCCCGGCCTCACGGTGATGACGTACAACATCCTCATGGGGGGAGCGCGCCGCGAGGCGCTGGAGCGCTACTTCGAGCGGCTCGAGGCCAGCGGGCGGATGCCGGACATCATCGGCCTGCAGGAGGCCAACCAGCCCATCTCCGTGGCGCTCGCCCGGAAGCACGGCTTCCACCTCGCCTACTTCGGTGCCTCCGGGGACGGGGAGGCGCGGCTCGTCAATGGCAAGGCGCTCCTGTCCCGGCACCCGCTGCGCGAGGCGGTTCATCACCGCTATGCGCTGGAGGATGACCAGCGACGGGCGGCCATCTCCCGCCAGGACAAGGCCGGCGAGCTGAAGGAGGACCGGGGCGCACTGCGCGCCGTGCTCGAGGTGTGGGGACGTCCGGTCTCCGTCTACGTCGTCCACCACACGCTGGGAGACACCTCCATCAACGCCAGCGACCTGCGCCAGCTCCACCGCCTGTTGCACGCGTGCGGGCCCGGCCCGGCGGTGGTGATGGGGGACTTCAACGCCAACGTGGCCATCAAGCGCGACGGCACCTGGCTGCTGGCCCAGCTGCGCCGCTACGATCCCACGCACACCGTGGAGGAGTACCAGGCGCGCTACGGCGGCGTCATCGCCAGCGTGGGCGACGTGGGCGTGGGCAACATCGGAGATCCGCGCATCCGCCGCGCGCTGCGGGACCTGGAGCGCGAGCTGCCACAGGCGCTCGACGCGGCGTCCTCGGTGTGCGTGCGCCGGGAGGACGGCTCGCTGATGACGCCGAAGGAGGCGCGGCACGCGCTCAGGTCGGGCCGGGTGCGCGAGGGCACCGAGGCGTGGCGGCGCCTGCAGGACGTGGCGGACGCGGCCACCCTCAACTCGGAACCCGACCCGGATGGAACGAAGCCCGCGACGGGCAAGCGCTTCGACTCCATCTTCGCCACGCGCGACCTGCGGCCCGAGCAGGCGGAGGTGGACCAGTCCACCGAGGCGTCGGATCACCGGCCCGTCCTCGCCCGCTACGCCTTGTGA